The Pleurodeles waltl isolate 20211129_DDA chromosome 7, aPleWal1.hap1.20221129, whole genome shotgun sequence genome contains the following window.
tgatgtcaGACCCCCCCTCTGAAAATTATTCCAGCACCATTGGTTTAAAGCTGCTGAACCATGTCCCGAAGCCCAGTTTTAAACCAAACCCTTGCAATCATCACCAAGCAAGACTCAGGGTGAACCTTCCAATATTTTTTTGCTGATGATTTTTTACTTCACAACGTTATTTCAACAGAGAATGTGCTCAGTATACGCAATCATGTATAATCATGGTTATACCCTTTATACATTATTTGCGAAATAACgatgtggcctaatggccagagctACTGATTTAGGATCTGGCGAACCAGGTTAAAGTCCCAGCTTTGGTCCcagcaaatcacttaacctcccgtACTTGCAATAAAATGAATGGTTATGTAATCAGGTGCTCATGGAAATTGTTCCAATGCCCTTGGGTAGtttttgtattatatatatatatatatatatacatatatatatatatatatagtcctgaATGCAGCTCTGGGCCTTGTTTTAATACACAATTGGATATGATTCGTTACCCCATACTCAGCTGAAGAAGGGTTCTTTAATGTCCGTGCACCACCAGTGTAATGCCTCCCTGCCGTAAAGTAATGCAAGGGAGCACTATGCACTGCAAGGCATTAGTTTGTAGTTACTAATGTCCAGTAGCCTTATTAGTCATTATTCTATGAGGCTACTAGAttcaggtggcagaatcacctgaattgtgggtaaGTGAGTTCAATcctacaccatgtgacaactgtcggccaaatcagggttttctggctaactagcagagcctcatctctgcccaagagcagggatgattgtggcaactgggtgcatgacagaaaatgacttctcaggggaatcgtggtcaatcacatctcatccttttctctcagttacattactctTACATATGCAATGACAagtagaggcagaaaatggttcaataaggtatattgaattaactgcatcttagataaaatggcatgaattgcaataactaggatgataaaacatgctagaatcaaaatggtgacaagaagagtgaaacacaagaacagtccccccatactgtcactatgcgtaatatatgtggttcctatctaagctatgttagagcgcagcttgataagccctaatccgccctttacTTTTCACCCCGGGAAAACATAATCTCCCATAAATGTGCCATGATCAGGAAGTCTGCTGTCTAAAGACACCATCTCCATGTACTCCAGGGAtctggtagtctaagcaagcagctgtagtgaaggcagtcagcaatcagcatgcacttctggtcttctggctggaatctccctccaacgtgtatgggatagagaagtgtttttataatgaaacagctgatgctctgagaaaatgtccccatgtaaggatgtgtgtgtttctgtgaatgttggagacacagcgtaccactttgccggcaaccttatctggctgcagccttgatgaaagcacaaagtgaaaagaatgtcctgcTAGAAACACAATGATTTCCTAGACGAAAGAACaactagagaaagaaaaaaaaagcaccacaaatgtggcctatgctagaaaaataaaacaaagatgaataaaatgtaactgggctaaagtccacaacagcagacctagttgctaaaataatgggCCTTAAAACatgtctaaaatagctatacaacactaaACCATGCACTACCAAAAAAATCAACTTTGAGTGaaaatggaaaaatgcattttgcattggaGCTGTGCTACAAACCTAACATAAAATCCTAGCAAGTCTGGGCTCAGATGTATTCAATAGTAGTGCTGTTAATCACCCCTCCTCCTCTATTGCATGAGGTAGACTCCAAGTTCTATGTATCGCTTCCTTAAATCTAGATAAGCAGTCCCGGCATCCATCAGTTGATTTCAGAACTCCTTGTGGTGCGTACATTACACTTCTCCAACGAAGGAGCTTAATGTTGATTGTAGGGCTAATTGAGCCGAGGCACCAAAGTCCCTTACTAAACGAAAACAATCACCttgacaatgcaggcacctttgcaacatTTCTTTTTGAAAAAACATATGCCCTCTTTAtcaggctggcggtcttgtgacaaCCAGCCTCGAAGTCGATGGTTGCACTGCTTCAAtccaggcggtctgaccaccacattatgactctggcagtcggaccgccagggtactgccacccccgccaggaacatggtgtCTGGTGGCATGGCGATGGTAGGAGTGGTGGTCAGCcaaggcagcactgagttcagcactgccatgctgatcacaaatcCAGTttccgccagcatttccatggtatgggcagtgcagacctcctcccctgcccagcagcctaggaatgtgcaatgtctggtgtgcagacagtgcacattctgagggtgccagAGTCCccctctgtgcgacggcattggcctcggatccatgtggagccgaggccaatgccgctacACTGTTTCAGCTGGGCTGACCGCTGGAAACCCCCAATAtggaggtttccaccggtcagcccagcagaaatgccATGATAGGGTAAGGGGGGAGACCTCTAGGTCTACGGCGGTCTCCTCtctgtgagtttggcagttggctagtctgaccgccaaactcagaatgagccccttagtactTTCTAGAGGATGGCTGCCATTCATCCCAGTAAGAACAGTATTTAGAGGGTGAGATCCCAGCAGTTGCAGTTAATCGCAGCTGAATTTCATTGCCTATGTGAACTATTGAGGGGACTAAGCCCTTACAGAAGTGTGGAGGGGAGAGCAGCATATTCTTCCCTCTATTCAATATTTAGCTCACTTAGAGAGACATTAAAGGGATCAGTGGGGCACTGAATGTCAATTGCTATGACAGATATGGAATGGGGAAAACACTGACCCTGGTACCCCATTAAACTGATGTCTGGTGGTGTCATCTCTGTTGGGGAAGTGGAACTATTGGAGCATCTAGTTATTCCCCAAAGGGAGCTGAAATTCTAGTGGGGTGCAGCCATGTATGAAGGCAAAGTCTCAAAGTGATATAGACTCGCAGAACATCCAAGTGGCCTGGTGGATAATGAATCTCAACTCCCTTTGAGGGAGATTGGGAGTAGCTGCCATTTTCTTCGCCTTGAGGGAATAGAAGACCTTTTgcttgaggaaaacaaggagggatGGTTGAACTGTATGAACCTcagttttgcttttttttgtgcagTGAACGCTTTACCTAAATGTCACATTCATCAATTAGTTCCTGACTATCGTACCTTATTATGGGAGCATATATCTTCTCAAACTATTTCTATGTAGACACCTCTTGTTTTATTTGAAAACTCCACTAGTGTAATATTATAGGCCTTAATATAATGTAGTAAGTTAGGGCTACATTTTCATTTGTGTGCATGAGTTCATTCATTAGCTGTTGTCATAACTGAGCCAGATTTGCgtctttaaataaaaacaaattatatttCCGTAATGTTTACTTTTACTATTGACATTATAAGCAGACTTTACTAAGACTGGAGCACTGAGAGAGATATGAGTACCTTGCATACTACAGCCTGATACTTAAAAATCTACAACAAGGTGTTTGTCTGCCTTAGTTTCCCTAAAGCTTTTTTCAAAGCACCTTTTGTATCCTTGTTTCTCAAACTGTAAAGAATTGGGTTCAACATTGGAATGACAATTGTATACATTACAGCAAAGAGCTTGTCTTTATCTAATGAATACTCGGATGTCGGTCTCAAATAAACACCAAGCTCAGTTCCATAGAACAAAAAAACTGCGGTGAGGTGAGAGGAACATGTGGAGAACAACTTTTGTCTCCCTGTTTTGGAGGGAATTTTCATGATATTTGAGATAATTAGAACATAGGACGTTATTGTTAACATGAAAGGTCCAAGTCCCATTACAGTACCTCCTCCAAAAGTTACAATATTTATAATATATGTGTCTGTACAAGAAAGTTTCAGTAGAGCAGCAAGATCACAAAAGAAGTGATTGATTTCATTGGATCCACAGAAGGATAAATTTGATATCAAAACTGCATGTGGTATAGTGTCTAGAAAGCCAAGTATCCAGAATGTTGCAGTCAACAAAACCAGGGCTCTTTTATTCATTATGGCTGCATAGcgcagggggttgcaaattgcaatgtATCTGTCATAGGCCATGACCGACAGCAAGTAAAACTCTGTGCTGAGAAAGGAAATGGAAAGATAGAATTGAAGAATACATAAAGAGAAATTGATGGATTTATCAGATTTCTTGTTTTTTAAGCAGACTGCCAGCAGTTTCGGAATGGTGACTGTTGTGAAACTAATATCTAGGAAAGATAAGTTCATGAGAAAATAATACATGGGATTTTGAAGATGTGCATCTGTGCATATTAATATAATTATAACAAGGTTTCCAAGAAGTGTAATTAAGTACATGAGTAAGAATAGAATGAAAATTGGAACTTGAAGCTGAGGATTTTGTGATAGTCCCAAAATCAAAAATTCAGTCAAGAGAGTCTGATTCGACCTTTCCATAATTCCAACGCTCTGTGTTGCTGTTCATTGAATAAACAAAGATCTGGAGAAAAAAGGAAACACAATATTatgaaaagcaaaaaatatttcaCCATAATCTAAAAGTATGAGTCTGGATAGGTTGCTTTAATCAGTTTGTAGTGTACCCAAAAAAGAAAGACCTGAGTAGCAAATAGTACACCAAGGATATTATCTGTGTTATCAGCAATTATTTTCCAGGGTAGGAGCTGACAAATTAGAGAGATTAGGTGATCACCATCCTCCAAATATGTATGGATACTTTTTCCAATCCTGGTCCTTTATGTATCTGCAGACATTGCCATAATGACCTGGAGTTTGGGGGATTAAACCTGTGTGGGGAAAATCAGGTTAAAGCAAATATACAAGTAACTAGGAGTCAATCAAACTATTGGAGTAGGGCAGAGCAACAGAGATTTCAAATAAAAGGCATTTGAAAGTAAATTAACAGTGCATACAAAAGCAGCAGCAAACATAAATCAAGATGTGTCAGTTTCAGGGCTTAATTTGGGCTGGTGTTGTCCAGTTCTTGACACTTTCAGTCACTTCTTAGCACAGGCGCTTGtttatgacagtccaccacatgatgACGCTGTCTAATTTTTAATACAGAACATGCATTTATCAGTTCCATATGTAAGGGATGAAGTACCCCCGCCGTaattataaagatattgcaagtcaccgagaAGTTCTATAACACTATAGAAGAATGAAAATTAATTGAAAACGTCAGCATACATGTTGCAAAAATATATGAGAAACAATTCAATACaggtcaggatttttttttttttttcaaagcttcAGGAGTGCGACCTGTAGAAACACGTAGAAAGATTCTAAATTCTCCTTAATTATCTAATAAATTATCTAAGGAGTGCAAACATTAATATATTACTCTGCTTTTCACAAGTAAGAGAAATAGAGCaggagaaagaaaagcaatgttttgttttccttgctttaaacagctgcttcagttaTGCTCCTGTGCCTTTCATCTTGGTTGCTGGCTCTGGCAGTAGGCTTTATGGCATCGGAACGTGACTATAataacatatttaaacagtgttctggcatcttttctttataatcggtgactgAGTGTGTCACGAGtcatattataaagaaattagagacaggctttGATACAGGTGGTAAAGAATCCCATGTAGTATACA
Protein-coding sequences here:
- the LOC138247123 gene encoding olfactory receptor 5AR1-like, which translates into the protein MERSNQTLLTEFLILGLSQNPQLQVPIFILFLLMYLITLLGNLVIIILICTDAHLQNPMYYFLMNLSFLDISFTTVTIPKLLAVCLKNKKSDKSINFSLCILQFYLSISFLSTEFYLLSVMAYDRYIAICNPLRYAAIMNKRALVLLTATFWILGFLDTIPHAVLISNLSFCGSNEINHFFCDLAALLKLSCTDTYIINIVTFGGGTVMGLGPFMLTITSYVLIISNIMKIPSKTGRQKLFSTCSSHLTAVFLFYGTELGVYLRPTSEYSLDKDKLFAVMYTIVIPMLNPILYSLRNKDTKGALKKALGKLRQTNTLL